One Roseimicrobium gellanilyticum DNA window includes the following coding sequences:
- the glgB gene encoding 1,4-alpha-glucan branching protein GlgB: MSLTANSLDENATRILEARHHDPFSYLGPHRLNDGRLVVRALQPQAHALDIVLLDGGGTFSAELLHPNGLYEAYLPADAWGKAYEVHWQTHEGKHVQHRDAYSFGLCLGDLDMHLFREGRHWRLFEHLGAHPKVKDGVSGMQFAVWAPNAKRVSVIGDFNCWDGRVHPMRLRMEGGIWELFIPHIGPGAHYKFEILGAHGQLFNKSDPFAFFAQNGPQTASLTWDYHLYQWKDSDWMQRRSSQDPYHAPMSIYEVHLGSWKRGENNRPLSYDELADQLIPYVKQLGFTHIELMPVSEFPFDGSWGYQVGGYYAPTSRFGNPDQFRHFVDRCHQENIGVIVDWVPAHFPKDAHGLARFDGTALYEHADPRQGEHMDWGTLIFNYGRNEVRNFLIANALFWLEHYHIDGIRVDAVASMLYLDYSREQGQWVPNVHGGRENLEAIAFMKELNMQCYTQHPGVMMIAEESTAWGGVSRPVASGGLGFGFKWNMGWMNDTLKYMEKEPIHRKYHHGEATFSMLYAYDENFILVLSHDEVVHGKHALLDKMPGDRWQKFANLRMFLGWMWMHPGKKLLFMGGEIGQWREWSHERQLDWEVLFGEEHRGLQKLVADLNHLYTSRPALHRRDHENGGFRWLDANDWENSLFVFVREEPTGDQCTVLVNATPVPRQGYRLGVSQPGVYRELLNTDSGLYSGANLGNGAGLNAEPTPWQGQPYSVVVTVPPLATVVIARE; encoded by the coding sequence ATGTCATTGACGGCTAACTCTTTGGACGAGAATGCAACACGCATCCTGGAAGCCCGGCACCATGACCCCTTTTCCTACCTTGGGCCGCATCGGCTGAACGATGGCCGCCTGGTGGTGCGGGCGTTGCAACCGCAGGCACACGCATTGGACATCGTATTGCTGGACGGCGGCGGCACCTTTTCCGCCGAGCTCCTGCACCCCAATGGGCTCTATGAAGCCTACCTGCCGGCGGATGCCTGGGGCAAGGCATATGAGGTTCATTGGCAGACGCATGAGGGCAAGCATGTGCAGCATCGCGATGCCTATTCCTTCGGCCTGTGTCTTGGAGATCTGGACATGCACCTCTTCCGCGAAGGGCGGCACTGGAGGCTCTTTGAGCACCTGGGCGCGCACCCGAAGGTGAAGGATGGCGTGAGCGGCATGCAGTTCGCCGTGTGGGCGCCGAATGCGAAGCGTGTCTCCGTGATTGGCGACTTCAACTGCTGGGATGGTCGCGTGCACCCCATGCGCCTCCGCATGGAGGGTGGCATCTGGGAGCTCTTCATCCCGCACATCGGGCCCGGCGCGCACTACAAGTTTGAAATCCTGGGCGCTCATGGACAACTCTTCAACAAGAGCGACCCCTTCGCCTTCTTCGCGCAGAATGGTCCGCAGACCGCTTCCCTGACCTGGGACTACCACCTGTATCAGTGGAAGGACTCGGACTGGATGCAGCGCCGCTCTTCGCAGGATCCCTATCACGCCCCCATGAGCATCTACGAGGTGCACCTCGGTTCCTGGAAGCGTGGGGAGAACAACCGCCCGCTCTCGTATGACGAGCTCGCAGACCAGCTCATCCCGTATGTGAAGCAGCTTGGCTTCACGCACATCGAGCTCATGCCGGTGAGTGAGTTCCCCTTTGATGGATCCTGGGGTTACCAGGTGGGTGGCTACTATGCGCCGACCTCGCGATTTGGGAATCCGGATCAGTTCCGCCACTTCGTCGATCGCTGCCACCAGGAGAACATCGGCGTTATCGTGGACTGGGTGCCTGCTCACTTCCCGAAGGATGCGCACGGCCTCGCACGCTTCGATGGCACTGCTCTCTATGAGCATGCGGACCCGCGCCAGGGCGAGCACATGGACTGGGGCACGCTCATCTTCAACTATGGTCGCAACGAGGTGAGAAACTTCCTCATCGCAAACGCGCTCTTCTGGCTGGAGCATTACCACATCGATGGCATCCGCGTGGATGCGGTGGCCTCGATGCTCTACCTCGACTACTCCCGCGAACAGGGCCAGTGGGTGCCGAACGTGCATGGTGGCCGCGAGAACCTGGAGGCGATCGCCTTCATGAAGGAGCTGAACATGCAGTGCTACACGCAGCATCCCGGCGTCATGATGATCGCCGAGGAGAGCACGGCGTGGGGTGGTGTATCACGTCCTGTGGCCAGCGGTGGCCTGGGCTTCGGCTTCAAGTGGAACATGGGCTGGATGAATGACACGCTCAAGTACATGGAGAAGGAACCCATTCACCGGAAGTACCACCACGGTGAGGCCACCTTCTCGATGCTCTATGCGTATGATGAAAACTTCATCCTCGTGCTGAGCCATGATGAAGTGGTGCACGGCAAGCACGCGCTGCTGGACAAGATGCCCGGTGACCGCTGGCAGAAGTTCGCGAACCTCCGCATGTTCCTCGGCTGGATGTGGATGCACCCCGGCAAGAAGCTGCTCTTCATGGGCGGTGAAATCGGCCAGTGGCGTGAGTGGTCCCACGAGCGCCAGCTCGACTGGGAGGTGCTCTTTGGTGAGGAACACCGCGGCCTGCAGAAGCTGGTGGCAGACCTGAATCATCTCTATACCTCCCGCCCTGCCCTGCACCGCCGCGACCACGAGAATGGCGGCTTCCGCTGGCTGGATGCGAATGATTGGGAGAATAGCCTCTTTGTCTTTGTCCGTGAGGAGCCAACGGGAGACCAATGCACCGTGCTGGTAAACGCCACGCCAGTGCCCCGCCAGGGTTACCGCCTTGGTGTCAGTCAGCCTGGGGTGTATCGCGAACTGTTGAACACGGACTCTGGTCTCTACAGCGGTGCGAACCTGGGCAATGGCGCCGGACTCAATGCCGAGCCTACCCCGTGGCAGGGGCAGCCGTACTCGGTGGTAGTGACCGTGCCGCCGCTGGCGACGGTGGTGATTGCGAGGGAGTAG
- a CDS encoding glycosyltransferase family 4 protein codes for MRIALVHYAAPPVIGGVERVLEQQAQILAMHGHEVVVVSGNKGAKVQGAIMEYAPNFYIKRLRSAFTGCDVIMVHNMFTMPFAWDCTQTLAELSREMTGTRFINWVHDVDVPKDTFDALQLRAEHIAVSEVRRGEFCQKLGIAKTKCKVVPNGINAGATLGLTKNVSAFASRHSIFEREMVLFHPSRIVARKNIELTIETTAALCKMGIDAVSIVTGAADPHRPESQEYAAKINALIHKKKAEEHVLLAGQRFEASDEDVRGFYDLSDALFFPSKVEGFGLPLLEAAQHRLTVFCSDIPAHKEVAGKHAEYFVLTEKPDAIAARIAKALKKDAFGARKREVVRQFSWERIYKDYLEPLLKAG; via the coding sequence ATGCGCATCGCTCTGGTTCACTATGCAGCACCTCCCGTCATCGGGGGCGTGGAGCGTGTGCTGGAGCAGCAGGCCCAGATTCTTGCCATGCACGGCCATGAGGTCGTGGTGGTGAGTGGGAACAAAGGCGCGAAGGTGCAGGGCGCGATCATGGAGTATGCGCCGAATTTCTATATCAAGCGTCTCCGCTCTGCCTTCACCGGGTGCGATGTGATCATGGTGCACAACATGTTCACCATGCCCTTCGCCTGGGACTGCACCCAGACCCTGGCGGAGCTCAGCCGTGAGATGACCGGCACCCGGTTCATCAACTGGGTGCACGATGTGGATGTGCCGAAGGATACCTTTGATGCGCTCCAGCTCCGTGCCGAGCACATAGCTGTGTCGGAGGTGCGCCGCGGTGAATTTTGCCAGAAGCTGGGCATCGCGAAGACGAAGTGCAAGGTGGTGCCGAATGGCATCAATGCAGGGGCCACGCTGGGCCTGACCAAGAACGTCTCTGCCTTCGCCTCACGGCATTCCATCTTCGAGCGTGAGATGGTGCTCTTCCACCCCTCGCGCATTGTCGCGCGGAAGAACATCGAGCTCACCATCGAGACCACGGCTGCTCTCTGCAAGATGGGGATCGATGCGGTGAGCATCGTCACCGGTGCCGCAGATCCGCACCGTCCGGAGTCCCAGGAGTACGCAGCCAAGATCAACGCGCTGATTCACAAGAAGAAGGCGGAGGAGCATGTGCTTCTGGCTGGCCAGCGCTTCGAGGCCTCCGATGAGGATGTGCGGGGATTCTACGACCTCTCCGACGCCCTATTTTTCCCCAGCAAGGTGGAGGGCTTCGGCCTGCCCCTGCTGGAGGCGGCGCAGCACCGGCTGACGGTTTTCTGCTCAGACATCCCGGCGCACAAGGAGGTGGCGGGGAAGCACGCGGAGTACTTCGTCCTCACGGAGAAGCCGGATGCCATCGCGGCCAGAATCGCGAAAGCGCTAAAAAAGGATGCCTTCGGGGCGAGGAAAAGGGAGGTTGTGCGACAATTTAGTTGGGAGCGTATCTACAAGGATTATCTTGAGCCCTTGCTCAAGGCGGGCTAA
- the leuS gene encoding leucine--tRNA ligase, with amino-acid sequence MSSERRKQYPFDEFEPKWQKLWDETKAFRTPGPGDADFVASKPKYFVMDMFPYPSGEGLHVGHPEGYTATDIVARYKRMTGSNVLHPMGWDAFGLPAEQYAIKTGQHPRVTTEKNVNSFRAQLKRLGFAYDWDREVNTTDPGYFKWTQWIFLQLYNSYCDEKTGKARPISDLEQLGWDRDRIDARRLAFVSEAPVNWCPQLGTVLANEEVIDGKSEVGGFPVERRPLRQWMLRITAFAQRLIDELEDLDWPESIKLLQRNWIGRSEGAEVKFEIETPDAPSNPSVTVFTTRPDTLFGATYMVLSPEHPLVKSITTAEQQPLVEAYVKQVASKSDLERTELAKDKTGVFTGAYAINPVNETRIPVWIADYVLMSYGTGAIMAVPGHDERDFEFATKFDLPIVQVVQPPEGTDWKGYTDDGIAIHSGFLDGLSTPDAKRTISEWLEEKGLGRKMVNFKLRDWLFSRQRYWGEPFPIVWEDGKHRAVDVSELPVVPPDLDDFKPTGTPEPPLSKATAWVQYSDKATRELNTMPQWAGSCWYYLRYCDPKNTERFISKEAEAYWMGANGKPGGVDLYIGGTEHAVLHLLYARFWHKVLHDLGHLMTPEPFQRLVNQGLIMGEDGQKMSKSRGNVVNPDHVVAEYGADSLRLYEMFMGPLEQVKPWSMKGVEGVYRFLARVWRLVQESNQEGVWSTSPQLQDVAPDSKLNKVLHETIKKVGEDIEKLSFNTAISQMMVLTNAFTQSEVRPASAVMTLLVLLNPFAPHVSEELAERLGAAFPALKPKGLLAHQTWPAYDPAALVASEVEVVLQVNGKLRDRLTVPAEISKEDMEKFARENAKVKEFTQGLTVRKIVVVPGKLVNVVAN; translated from the coding sequence ATGAGCAGCGAACGACGCAAACAGTACCCCTTCGACGAATTCGAGCCGAAGTGGCAGAAGCTTTGGGACGAGACCAAGGCCTTCCGCACACCCGGTCCGGGGGACGCGGATTTTGTGGCGTCGAAGCCGAAGTACTTCGTGATGGACATGTTCCCCTACCCCAGCGGTGAGGGTCTGCATGTGGGTCACCCTGAGGGGTACACGGCCACGGACATCGTGGCGCGCTACAAGCGCATGACGGGCAGCAACGTGCTGCACCCCATGGGCTGGGACGCCTTCGGCCTGCCGGCAGAGCAGTATGCCATCAAGACCGGGCAGCATCCCCGCGTGACCACGGAGAAGAACGTGAACAGCTTCCGTGCGCAGCTCAAGCGCCTGGGTTTCGCGTATGACTGGGACCGTGAAGTGAACACGACGGACCCGGGGTACTTCAAGTGGACGCAGTGGATCTTCCTGCAGCTCTACAACAGCTACTGCGATGAGAAGACCGGCAAGGCCCGCCCCATCTCCGACCTGGAGCAACTGGGCTGGGATCGCGATCGCATCGATGCGCGCCGCCTCGCCTTCGTGAGTGAGGCGCCGGTGAACTGGTGCCCTCAACTGGGCACGGTACTGGCGAATGAAGAAGTCATCGACGGCAAGAGCGAGGTCGGCGGCTTCCCCGTGGAGCGTCGCCCGCTGCGCCAGTGGATGCTGCGCATCACCGCCTTTGCCCAGCGTTTGATCGATGAGCTGGAAGATCTGGACTGGCCGGAGAGCATCAAGCTGCTGCAGCGCAATTGGATTGGCCGCAGCGAGGGTGCCGAGGTGAAGTTCGAAATCGAAACTCCCGACGCTCCATCGAATCCCTCGGTCACGGTGTTCACCACGCGCCCGGACACGCTGTTCGGCGCCACGTACATGGTGCTGTCCCCTGAGCATCCGCTGGTGAAATCCATCACCACGGCGGAGCAGCAGCCGCTGGTGGAGGCTTATGTGAAGCAGGTCGCGAGCAAGAGCGATCTGGAGCGCACGGAGCTGGCGAAGGACAAGACCGGTGTCTTCACGGGTGCGTATGCGATCAACCCCGTAAACGAAACCCGCATCCCCGTGTGGATCGCGGACTACGTGCTGATGAGCTACGGCACCGGCGCCATCATGGCGGTGCCGGGACATGACGAGCGTGACTTTGAGTTCGCCACGAAGTTTGACCTGCCGATCGTGCAGGTGGTGCAGCCGCCGGAAGGCACCGACTGGAAGGGCTACACGGATGACGGCATCGCCATTCACTCCGGATTTCTGGACGGCCTATCCACCCCCGACGCCAAACGCACCATCTCCGAGTGGCTGGAGGAAAAGGGCCTGGGCCGCAAGATGGTGAACTTCAAGCTGCGTGACTGGCTCTTCAGCCGCCAGCGCTACTGGGGCGAACCCTTCCCGATTGTGTGGGAGGATGGCAAGCATCGCGCCGTGGACGTGTCCGAGCTGCCTGTGGTGCCGCCAGATTTGGATGACTTCAAGCCCACCGGCACGCCCGAGCCTCCGCTGAGCAAGGCCACCGCCTGGGTGCAGTATTCGGACAAGGCAACCCGCGAGCTGAACACGATGCCCCAGTGGGCTGGCTCCTGCTGGTACTACCTGCGGTACTGCGACCCGAAGAACACCGAGCGTTTCATCTCCAAGGAAGCCGAGGCCTACTGGATGGGCGCGAATGGCAAGCCCGGTGGCGTGGACCTGTACATCGGCGGCACGGAGCATGCCGTGCTGCACCTGCTGTACGCCCGCTTTTGGCACAAGGTGCTGCATGACCTGGGTCACCTGATGACGCCGGAGCCTTTCCAGCGTCTGGTGAACCAGGGGCTGATCATGGGTGAGGACGGGCAGAAGATGTCCAAGTCCCGCGGCAACGTGGTCAATCCCGACCACGTGGTGGCCGAGTACGGCGCGGACTCACTGCGCCTGTATGAGATGTTCATGGGTCCGCTGGAGCAGGTGAAGCCCTGGAGCATGAAGGGCGTGGAGGGCGTGTACCGCTTCCTGGCCCGCGTGTGGCGCCTGGTGCAGGAGAGCAACCAGGAGGGCGTGTGGTCCACCTCACCGCAGCTTCAGGACGTGGCTCCGGACAGCAAGCTGAACAAGGTGCTGCATGAGACCATCAAGAAGGTGGGTGAAGACATCGAAAAGCTGAGCTTCAACACGGCCATCAGCCAGATGATGGTGCTCACGAATGCCTTCACCCAGTCCGAGGTGAGGCCCGCCAGCGCGGTGATGACGCTGCTGGTGCTGCTGAACCCCTTCGCCCCGCACGTTTCCGAGGAGCTGGCAGAGCGGCTGGGCGCGGCCTTCCCTGCCCTGAAGCCGAAGGGCCTGCTGGCCCACCAGACCTGGCCTGCCTATGACCCCGCCGCGCTGGTCGCCAGCGAGGTGGAGGTGGTGCTGCAGGTGAATGGTAAACTGCGCGACCGCCTGACCGTCCCCGCGGAGATTTCCAAGGAGGACATGGAGAAATTTGCCCGGGAGAATGCCAAGGTGAAGGAGTTCACCCAGGGCCTCACGGTGCGAAAAATCGTTGTGGTGCCCGGAAAGCTGGTCAACGTGGTCGCGAATTGA
- a CDS encoding ATP-grasp domain-containing protein — MSISPNALLILAPRVTDDSVAMWRVARDAGWLTQRLANWRVPDELKTFSGDIAIYAEPLFAEAVVDQIGFVLLEPPIDWLVKLPKSLRHREVSIMRLSEARSRVTNQFVKPADGKIFEPKVYAKGEDLPKVEQVEDIQVLVSEPVTFLNEFRCFVLEGVVLSACPYWRNDALAQAADGSWPFHGNEEAEAMAFAQEVLTHPEVTCPPAFVLDVGCTREHGWAVIEGNPCWGAGLYGCNPSAALETGRRAVRRGNGLTAEDERWVSRK, encoded by the coding sequence GTGTCGATCTCTCCCAACGCTCTCCTCATTCTCGCTCCCCGCGTCACGGATGACTCCGTGGCCATGTGGCGCGTCGCTCGTGATGCAGGCTGGCTGACACAGCGGCTGGCGAACTGGCGAGTTCCGGATGAACTGAAGACGTTCTCCGGAGACATCGCCATCTATGCCGAACCGCTCTTTGCGGAGGCGGTGGTGGACCAGATTGGATTCGTACTGCTTGAGCCGCCGATTGACTGGTTGGTAAAGCTTCCGAAGTCGCTGCGGCATCGCGAGGTGTCCATCATGCGGCTTTCTGAAGCACGCTCGCGGGTGACGAACCAGTTCGTGAAACCCGCGGACGGCAAAATCTTTGAGCCAAAGGTGTATGCGAAGGGTGAAGACCTCCCCAAGGTGGAACAGGTGGAGGACATCCAGGTGCTCGTGAGTGAGCCGGTGACCTTCCTGAATGAGTTCCGCTGTTTCGTACTGGAGGGCGTGGTGCTGTCTGCCTGTCCCTACTGGAGGAATGATGCCCTCGCGCAGGCAGCGGATGGTTCATGGCCTTTCCACGGAAATGAAGAGGCGGAAGCGATGGCCTTCGCGCAAGAGGTTCTCACACATCCCGAAGTGACCTGCCCGCCGGCCTTTGTGCTGGATGTGGGTTGCACACGTGAGCACGGCTGGGCCGTGATTGAAGGAAATCCGTGCTGGGGTGCGGGCTTGTATGGATGCAACCCAAGTGCCGCGCTGGAGACGGGGCGAAGGGCGGTCAGGAGGGGGAATGGGCTGACGGCCGAGGATGAGCGGTGGGTGTCGAGAAAGTAG
- the polA gene encoding DNA polymerase I produces MPNRLFLLDSMALLYRAHFALIKKPIFNSKGVNTSALYGFANVLLDIRENQKPTHFAAAFDTSAPTPRHTMFADYKAQREEMPEDLSVAIPAAKRLLKAMRIPILELDGYEADDLIGTLAHQAEERGDFETYMVTPDKDFGQLVTERTKIYKPGRQGSDTEILGVAEICERWGVSKPEQVIDILGLMGDASDNIPGIKGVGEKTAAKLIQQFGGVDAMLERVDEIEGKLKDKVKEGAAMARLSRQLAVIMRDAPSPVGLDEMALQSFDDDALKAIFVEYEFNALGRRIFGDDFKAGRGAVAPQAAPAKKTSKKAAAGGDAQGDLFGGGGGGTTAEAPTTIPTELEANEQELFSEPTNPNLQTITTVPHKYELVTTREDRERWLKRLSQVKAFCFDTETDGLDPLTARMLGMSFAIEPFEACYIHIPEDPTEHLAVLAELKPLLTKSTAEKIGHNLKFDLRVLMAHKIEVAGPFFDTMLAHSLIEPDQRHGMDYLSERYLGYTPISITSLIGEKKGPTPQKSMAEAPLEPLAEYAAEDADVTLQLANILRPELEKQGQHKVFYDIEAPLLPVLVRMEHVGVKVDVATLEEIGQTLEHRARELEARIHSHAGFPFNLNSPKKLGEVLFDQLRLVEKPKKTATGQYQTNEQTLQSLLGVHPIIEEILSYRESTKLKNTYVDALPATVNPIDGRVHTTFHQLMAATGRMASTDPNLQNIPIRSDAGREIRKAFVPEKEDWVLLSADYSQIELRVMAALSGDDAMAEAFQRKLDIHTATAAKVYNVPLEETTSDMRRTAKMVNFGIIYGISAFGLSQRLGIPRAEAGQIIDSYFTQYPGVREFLDREVQDARQRGFVATLTGRRRFLRDINSSNATVRNATERVAMNTPIQGTAADMIKLAMIQVDKALHDGGYKTRMLLQVHDELLFEVPNSEVEKVTPIIVESMQHALPLRVPVLVETGTGKNWLEAH; encoded by the coding sequence ATGCCGAACCGCCTCTTCCTCCTCGACAGCATGGCGCTGCTGTACCGTGCGCATTTTGCACTGATCAAGAAACCCATCTTCAACAGCAAGGGGGTCAATACGTCGGCGCTCTACGGCTTCGCCAATGTGCTGCTGGACATCCGGGAGAATCAGAAGCCCACGCACTTCGCGGCGGCCTTCGATACCAGCGCGCCCACCCCTCGGCACACCATGTTTGCCGATTACAAGGCGCAGCGCGAGGAGATGCCGGAGGACTTGTCCGTGGCCATCCCAGCAGCGAAGCGCCTGCTGAAGGCGATGCGCATCCCCATCCTGGAGCTGGATGGGTACGAGGCCGATGACCTCATCGGCACGCTCGCGCATCAGGCGGAGGAGCGCGGTGATTTCGAAACGTACATGGTCACGCCGGACAAGGACTTCGGCCAGCTCGTGACGGAGCGTACGAAAATCTACAAGCCAGGTCGCCAGGGCAGTGACACGGAGATTCTCGGCGTCGCAGAAATATGCGAGCGCTGGGGCGTCTCCAAACCGGAACAGGTCATCGACATCCTCGGTCTCATGGGGGATGCGAGCGATAACATCCCCGGCATCAAAGGCGTGGGCGAGAAGACAGCGGCGAAGCTCATCCAGCAGTTCGGCGGTGTGGACGCCATGCTGGAGCGCGTGGATGAGATCGAAGGCAAGCTGAAGGACAAGGTCAAGGAAGGCGCAGCCATGGCGCGTCTCTCGCGACAGCTCGCCGTGATCATGCGTGATGCACCCTCTCCGGTGGGACTTGATGAGATGGCGCTGCAAAGCTTCGATGACGATGCGCTGAAGGCCATCTTCGTGGAGTATGAGTTCAATGCGCTCGGTCGCCGCATCTTCGGCGACGACTTCAAGGCCGGACGCGGCGCGGTGGCGCCGCAGGCAGCGCCCGCAAAGAAAACCTCCAAGAAGGCCGCTGCTGGTGGCGATGCTCAAGGGGACCTCTTCGGTGGAGGCGGAGGTGGAACCACTGCGGAAGCGCCCACCACCATCCCCACGGAGCTGGAGGCGAATGAGCAGGAACTCTTCTCCGAGCCCACCAATCCCAATCTGCAAACCATCACCACCGTGCCTCACAAGTACGAGCTGGTGACCACTCGAGAAGACCGTGAGCGCTGGCTGAAGCGACTCTCACAGGTGAAGGCCTTCTGCTTCGACACAGAGACGGATGGACTCGACCCGCTCACCGCGCGCATGCTCGGCATGTCCTTTGCCATCGAGCCGTTTGAAGCGTGCTACATCCACATTCCCGAAGACCCCACAGAGCATCTCGCAGTGCTGGCAGAGCTGAAGCCACTGCTGACGAAGAGCACGGCGGAAAAGATTGGGCACAATCTCAAATTCGACCTGCGCGTGCTCATGGCGCACAAAATCGAAGTGGCAGGCCCGTTCTTTGACACGATGCTGGCCCACTCCCTCATCGAACCGGACCAGCGGCATGGGATGGACTACTTGAGCGAGCGTTATCTGGGATACACGCCCATCTCCATCACTTCACTCATCGGAGAGAAGAAGGGACCGACCCCGCAGAAGAGCATGGCGGAGGCGCCTCTGGAACCGCTCGCTGAGTACGCGGCGGAAGATGCGGATGTAACCCTGCAACTTGCGAACATCCTGCGCCCCGAGCTGGAGAAGCAGGGGCAGCACAAGGTCTTCTATGACATCGAGGCACCCTTGCTTCCCGTACTCGTGCGCATGGAGCACGTGGGGGTGAAGGTGGATGTGGCCACGCTGGAGGAAATCGGCCAGACTCTGGAGCATCGCGCTCGTGAGCTGGAAGCACGCATCCACAGCCACGCCGGATTCCCCTTCAATCTGAACTCGCCCAAGAAGCTGGGTGAAGTGCTCTTTGATCAATTGCGCCTCGTCGAGAAGCCGAAGAAGACCGCGACCGGCCAGTACCAGACGAATGAGCAGACACTGCAGTCACTGCTGGGCGTGCACCCCATCATCGAGGAGATTCTCTCCTACCGTGAATCGACCAAGCTCAAGAACACTTATGTGGACGCCCTGCCTGCCACGGTGAATCCCATCGATGGACGCGTGCACACCACCTTCCACCAGCTCATGGCGGCGACGGGCCGCATGGCTTCCACGGACCCGAACCTGCAGAACATCCCCATCCGCAGCGATGCCGGGCGCGAGATTCGCAAGGCTTTCGTCCCGGAGAAGGAAGACTGGGTGCTGCTGAGCGCGGACTATTCGCAGATCGAACTGCGCGTGATGGCCGCCCTCAGTGGTGACGATGCCATGGCGGAGGCCTTCCAGCGCAAGCTGGACATTCACACCGCCACCGCCGCGAAGGTCTATAACGTGCCTCTTGAAGAGACCACGTCTGATATGCGCCGCACGGCGAAGATGGTGAACTTCGGCATCATCTATGGCATCAGCGCCTTCGGCCTGAGCCAGCGTCTTGGCATTCCACGGGCGGAGGCGGGGCAGATCATCGACAGCTACTTCACGCAATATCCCGGCGTGCGCGAGTTCCTGGATCGCGAGGTGCAGGATGCGCGCCAGCGTGGCTTCGTGGCCACCCTGACCGGACGCCGGCGTTTCCTGCGGGACATCAATTCCTCCAACGCCACCGTGCGCAACGCCACGGAACGCGTGGCCATGAACACGCCGATTCAAGGCACCGCCGCAGACATGATCAAGCTCGCCATGATCCAGGTGGACAAGGCCCTGCACGACGGCGGCTACAAGACCCGCATGCTGCTGCAGGTGCACGATGAATTGCTCTTCGAAGTGCCCAACAGCGAAGTGGAAAAGGTCACACCCATCATCGTGGAGAGCATGCAGCATGCGTTACCGCTGCGCGTGCCAGTGCTGGTGGAGACCGGCACGGGGAAGAACTGGCTGGAGGCGCATTGA
- a CDS encoding GFA family protein produces the protein MPLPTPITGGCACGAIRYECTEAPMEMFCCHCRECQRASGGPYSPATLFPITGFKITQGTPKYHDRPSDGGGQHTRGFCPDCGSRLFGAVNPTFPFIGVVASSLDDPSIFKPAYHIFTADAQPWDLMDPALPKHEGYAPM, from the coding sequence ATGCCACTACCCACCCCCATCACCGGCGGCTGCGCCTGTGGAGCCATCCGCTACGAGTGCACTGAGGCCCCCATGGAAATGTTCTGCTGCCATTGTCGCGAGTGCCAGCGCGCCAGCGGCGGCCCCTATTCGCCCGCAACACTGTTCCCCATCACAGGCTTCAAGATCACCCAGGGCACACCGAAGTATCATGACCGCCCCAGTGATGGCGGCGGCCAACACACGCGCGGCTTCTGCCCGGATTGCGGTTCGCGGTTGTTTGGTGCGGTCAATCCGACATTCCCCTTCATCGGCGTCGTCGCTTCGAGCCTGGATGACCCCTCGATTTTCAAGCCAGCGTACCACATCTTCACGGCGGATGCCCAACCGTGGGACCTCATGGACCCGGCACTGCCGAAGCATGAAGGCTATGCGCCGATGTAG